The segment GTTGGAATGGTAGGTGGTCGTTTGTGGTTGTGTGGTTATTGGTGTCGGCGGCGCTGATTGGTGGTGTGTTGTTGGGAGAGAGAAAAAAAGGGGGGTGGTTATCGTGGTTCGAGTAGAGCGTGGGGCTTCCCGTGCCCGCAGTGGAGGGTTGCCGAAGGTTTCAAGCATCGGCGCGGTTACTGTTTTGAAGGATCGTGAGGAGTATTTTTTGCTTGATATTCGTGAAGGAAAAGAGCATCTTTCTCGAATAGTAGAGGGGGCTTTGTGGATGCCAAGTCACGAGTTGGTCGCGAGTTGGGGTTTGCTTCCTCGGCGTGCACGCATTGTTGTCCTTGATGACTCGGTTGTGAGGAGCAGGAAGGCGGCCGCGTTTTTGTGTAAGATGGGCCTTGTTGCGAAGTATTTGCGGGGGGGCTTGCGTGAGTGGTGGCGTGCCTTGCCTGAGTCGCGTTCCTTGGTGCATCGGTGAGTGAGGAAGGCGCGGAGGGGGCCCAAGAAGTAAGCAGGATCGTGGCGTTGAATCGTTGCGTTGAAGATTGTTGTTAGTTGTTTGCGTGGGGAGGCTCTGGTCAAGGGGGCGCAAACGTTAAATACTTCTCGTGGGTTTCTTTTCAGCACGTCTTGGAGTGGTTAGTGTGCGGGGGTGTTTTGTCGGTGATGGTTCAGATTTATTTTTTCACTATCGGGAATTGTTAGGTTTTGGAATAGTGTTTTCACAACGATAAAACTTATAAAAAACGCCACGCCTTACCATAACATGTTGTAGTTTTAAGAAACAAAACCACAACATGTTGTGTTTTTTGTTTGAGAAGGGCAGGGCATTGACAGCAGAAGGAATCGAAGTGGGGTAGTATGCGGCAAAAACTTGAATCGAAAAAAGGATTGCGCATCAAGCGCATGTTTACCAAGCCCGGGGAAGATCCTTTCGAACAGTTCACATACGAGCTTCGCAACTCTGTCATTCGCAATCCTGACGGCTCCGTTGTTTTTGAGCTGAGCGATGTCGAAGTGCCGGTGTTCTGGAGCCAGGTCGCGACGGACATCTTAGCACAAAAGTACTGCAGAAAAACAGGCGTTCCTCAGTTTGACAAGGACGGCAAGGTGAAGAAGGACGAAGCAGGAAATCCTGTTCTCGGCCCTGAGCGAAGTGTGAAGCAGGTCGTATCCCGTCTCACGTCCTGCTGGCGTCATTGGGGGGAGCAGTTCGGCTACTTCAGCAGCGAAGAGGATGCGCAGGCGTTTGAAGACGAGCTCAAGTACATGTTGGTGAATCAAATGATGGCGCCCAACAGCCCTCAATGGTTCAACACCGGCCTCGCTCTCGCGTACGGCATTAAGGGCGCACCTCAAGGGCATTTTTACGTTGACCCCGTCACTGAGAAGGTTTGCGAGTCGGAAGATGCGTACTCGCGTCCCCAGCCGCACGCATGCTTTATTCAATCTCTTAAAGATGATCTGGTTAACCCGGGAGGGATTTTTGATTTGGTTGTTCGAGAGGCTCGCCTCTTCAAGTTCGGTTCCGGGACAGGAACGAATTTCTCTGCACTTCGCGGAAAGAACGAGGCGCTTTCAGGCGGAGGGAGGAGTTCTGGCTTGATGAGCTTTTTGAAGCTGTACGACGTCGCGGCAGGATCGATTAAGAGTGGCGGAACCACGAGACGGGCTGCAAAGATGGTCTGTGTTGATATGGATCATCCTGAGATTGAGGACTTCATCATGTTGAAAGTCCGTGAGGAGCAGAAGGTTGCCAATCTCGTGGCGGGCTCGAAAGTCTGCAAGGAAGCGTTGAGTGCGATTATGCAGGTGGCAAAAGAGGAAGGAACCGTTGATTTTAGAGAGAACGCCCGCTTGCGAAAAGCAGTGGTTCGTGCCAAGAAGTTGCACGTCCCGATTAACTACATTTTTCGCGTTTTGCAGCTAGTGCAGGAGGGGAGAGACACCCTCGAGCTGCGGGAGTTCGATACGCATTACGAGTCAGAAGCGTACGAGACGGTGACAGGGCAGAACGCGAACAACTCGGTACGGATTACCAACGACTTCTTCCGAGCGGTAGAGCGTGACAGCGATTGGCCTTTGATTAACAGAACCGACGGCGCCGTGGCAAAAGTGGTCAAGGCGAGGAAATTGTGGGATGATGTGTGTTTTGCCGCGTGGATGTGTGCAGACCCGGGGGTTCAGTTTGACACAACGATTAACGAGTGGCACACGTGCCCGGAGGACGGGCGGATTCGTGCGTCGAATCCTTGCGGGGAGTACAACTTTCTTGATGATACTGCGTGCAACCTTGCCAGTATTAACCTTGGTAAGTTTTTTGATTTTGAAAGCGGCAGGTTCTTGGTGGATAGCTTCCGGCACGCCTGCCGCCTGACGACAATTGTTCTTGAAATTAGTGTGCTTATGGCGCAGTTTCCAAGCAGAGAGATTGCGCTTCGTAGTTACCAGTATCGAACGCTCGGGTTGGGTTTTGCTAATCTGGGTTCTTCCCTGATGCGTTTGGGCGTGGCGTACGGGAGTTCAGAGGCGCTGGCTTTGACGGGTGCCATAACGGCAATCATGTGCGGGCAGAGTTATGCAACCTCTGCCGAGATGGCTGAAGTGCTTGGACCGTTTCCTCGCTACGAGGCGAATAAAGAGCACATGCTGAGGGTGATGAGGAATCATCGGAGGGCGGCGTACAACGCGCCGAAGGAGGAATACGAGGGGTTGACGGTGTTCCCCATGGGCATTGACGAGAAGCAATGTCCTTCGTACTTGTTGAATGCCGCTCGGGCGTGCTGGGACGAGGTGCTTGAGCGAGGAGAGAAGTTTGGCTTTCGCAATGCTCAGGCCACGGTTATTGCCCCGACAGGAACGATAGGTCTTTTGATGGATTGTGACACGACAGGAATCGAGCCTGATTTTGCGTTGGTGAAGTTCAAGAAATTGGCGGGGGGAGGGTACTTCAAGATTGTGAATCAGTCGGTTCCTGTGGCTTTGAGCAGGCTTGGCTATACGGATGAGCAAATTGACGACATAGTGAAGTATGTTGTTGGGCACGCCACGCTGGTCGGCGCGCCCCATATCAATAAGGAATCGTTGCTCAGAAAGGGGTTGAAGGAAGCTGAGCTTGCAGAGGTTGAAGACCAGCTGAGAAGTGCATTTGATATCTCGTTCGCATTTAATCGCTGGACGCTGGGTGAGGAAGCGTTTAAGCGTCTCGGGTTCGAAAACGAGCTGAACAATCCTTCATTCAACGTTCTTGAGGCGTTGGGGTTTTCGAAGAAGGAGATTGAAGAGGCGAACGAGTACGTGTGCGGGACGATGACGATTGAGGGGGCGCCTCACTTGCGTGAAGAGCACTTGCCTGTTTTTGATTGTGCAAATCGCTGTGGGAAGAAGGGGAAGCGGTTTATTCATTATCTTGATCATATTCGGATGATGGCTGCCGCTCAGCCGTTCATTTCAGGGGCGATTTCGAAGACGATCAACTTCCCATACGATGCATCGATTAAGGATATTGAGAACGCGTACATGACGTCGTGGAAGTTGATGCTGAAGGCGAACGCGCTCTATAGGGACACCTCTAAACTCTCTCAGCCGCTCAATACCGTTGTGGAAGACTTTGACTTTACTGATGTCGACGTTGAAGAGGATGTTCAGGACGTGCAGGAGCGGGCAAGAGAGGTCGTCCGCCGCAGGTTGCCGAACAGGAGGCAGGGGCTGGTGCAGTCTGCAGAGATTTCAGGCCACAAGATCCATATCACGACCGGCGAGTTTGAAGACGGTAGTGTTGGCGAAGTGTTCATTGATATGTATAAGGAAGGAGCGTCGTTTCGTTCTCTCTTGAATTGTTTTGCCATTGCAGTGAGCAAGGCGTTGCAGTACGGCGTGCCGTTGGAAGAGTTTGTTGAAACATTTACGTTTACAAGATTTGACCCTTCAGGGATTGTGTCGGGTCATGATGCCATAAAGAACGCGACGAGCGTTGTTGATTTTGTTTTTCGTGTTCTCGGTTATGAATATTTAGGACGGGATGATTTTGTGCATGTGAAGCCCAAGGACAGGCAGACGAGGCTTGATCAGTTGCGAGGAGGAGGTGTTGTGAAGGAAGCGGAGCGCGCTGGTAAGAGCGCCGATTTCGACGCGTCCTCGGGTTCTTCTCGTTCCTCCGCTGGAGCTGGCGAGTCGGAAGGAGGTGTGGCCTCCCAAGCGGGTTCGGGAGGAGATTCAGAAGAGAGGGTGCGCCAAGCGCGTGCACGGGGGTATACTGGCGAGGCGTGCTCAAGCTGTGGCTCGATGCGGGTGAAGCGCAACGGTGCTTGTACGTTGTGCGAGGATTGCGGCGCGACGTCTGGGTGTAGTTGAGCGTCTCGGGTGGCGTGTTGATTTTTCTTGCAAGGAACGGTTGTTTGTTGCTGCTTGCGTTGTTTGTTATTGTTGCTTGCTTTCTTTGTTGTTTTCGTTTCTCACCCGCCAATTTATTTTCTATATGGAATTTTTCTGAAAGGGGTGGTTGTCGCGGGGGAGGGCGGTCGTGTTCAGGGAGAAAGCGGTGACCGTGCAAGTAGGAGGTGGGTTGGTGAGCGAGGCCTTTTCGTTTCAGCAATGGTTTATATAGGTGAGGTGGTTCTCTTGAAGCGCATGGCTGAGAAGACGCGCATTTCAAAAGCCAAGTCCGCCCCGTTCACGAAAATTCGGAAGAGAAACGGTCAGTTAGCGGAGTTTCGTCCTTCCAAGATTCGTTCTGCTATTGGCAAGGCGGCGGAAGCAACAGGGGTGAGAGACAGTGCTGCTCTTGACCGCCTCGCTGAAAAGGTAGTGGCTCTTCTGGAAGAGCGTTTTCCGAAGGGCGCCGTTCCGACGGTTGAACAGGTACAAGATGTTGTTGAAGAAGTCTTGCTCGCCTCTCCGTTTCATACCATGGCGAAAGCGTATATTCTCTACAGGAGGGAGCGGGCAGAAGAGCGAGCGGCGAAAAAGGCGCTCGTGGGTGAGTTGGTCACGACGCCGCTTTCTTTGAACGCGTTGCGCTTGCTCAAGGAGCGGTATTTGCAGCGCAAAGACGATGGGAAGCTAGAAACGCCTAACGATCTTTTCTTGCGCGTTGCCAAAGTGGCCGCGGCTCAGGAAGCTCGCTTTGTCGATGAGCGAGAAATGAGAAGTTTGCAAATTCGCTTTCACAACCTCCTCAAGCGCCTTGACTTTCTCCCGAACACTCCTGCTCTGGTGAATGCAGGGCGGTTGAAAGGCTCGCTCTGCTCGAGCACAGGATTTGTCATCCCTGATTCCATTGAGGGTATTTTTGAGACCCTTAAAAACGCGGCTGTGATGCAGAGGAATGGCTCGGGCGTTGGTTTTAATTTTTCGCTGCTTCGTCCTGCACGTTCTTCTGCCGGGGGTATTAAGGAGTTGGCGCAGGGGCCTATTCCGCATCTGAAGACATACAATATGGCGTTGTCAAAAATCAAGCAGATGGGTGTTCGAGTAGGGGCGAACATGGGCATCTTGAGCGTGCATCATCCGGATATTTTGGATTTCATCACGGCAAAGGCGCAGGACAAATCCATAGCCAACTTTAACCTGTCCGTTGCGTTAACCGAGCAATTCATGGAAGCTGTTGTGCTGGACAAGGAGTATGAATTGATCATGCCGCACACTGGCCGCGTGGCAGGAGTGATGAACGCGCGCCAAGTATTTGACATTCTCGTGGCGTCCGCTTGGAATTTTGGAGATCCCGGCGTCCTCTTTGAAGATGTGATAGAAGCGGGGGGTGATCGCTTTGCGTGCACTAGCCCTTGTGCTGAGTTCCTGCTGGCTGATTTCGAGTGTGGCATCGTGGGCGCGATTAACTTGGCAAATATGGTTGAGGAGGGAAAGATTGCTTGGGATCGGCTTGAGAGCACGGCGAAGCTTGGCTTGCGCCTCCTAGATGCCCTGCTTGACGCGTCCGAGTATCCAATAGCGAAGTGTAAGAAGGTGGTTATGAAGAATCGGAAAGTGGGCGTTGGGGTGATGGGATTTGCGCATCTCCTGGCGCAAATTGGTGTCCCGTACGATTCTGATCAGGCAGTTGAGCTTGCAGAGAAGATAATGGAGCGTATCAAGCGAGCAGTCGATGAGGAGAGCGTCTCCTTGGGAAAACTCAAGGGGACTTGTTCAGATGGTGTGCACAGGAACAAGACAAGGACGGCGGTGAGCCCGACTGGTTCACTTTCCATGATTGCGGATTGCTCTCCCGGGATTGAACCTGTTTTTTCAGTTAGTTATGTGCGTTATGTAAGCGGAAGCCGCGAATACTACTATCTTGATCCTTACCTTCAAAGCATTTTGAAGAAGGAAGAAGTGCTTTCAGACGAGGTAATTGAGAAGA is part of the Candidatus Woesearchaeota archaeon genome and harbors:
- a CDS encoding rhodanese-like domain-containing protein, whose product is MVVCGCVVIGVGGADWWCVVGREKKRGVVIVVRVERGASRARSGGLPKVSSIGAVTVLKDREEYFLLDIREGKEHLSRIVEGALWMPSHELVASWGLLPRRARIVVLDDSVVRSRKAAAFLCKMGLVAKYLRGGLREWWRALPESRSLVHR
- a CDS encoding vitamin B12-dependent ribonucleotide reductase; the encoded protein is MRIKRMFTKPGEDPFEQFTYELRNSVIRNPDGSVVFELSDVEVPVFWSQVATDILAQKYCRKTGVPQFDKDGKVKKDEAGNPVLGPERSVKQVVSRLTSCWRHWGEQFGYFSSEEDAQAFEDELKYMLVNQMMAPNSPQWFNTGLALAYGIKGAPQGHFYVDPVTEKVCESEDAYSRPQPHACFIQSLKDDLVNPGGIFDLVVREARLFKFGSGTGTNFSALRGKNEALSGGGRSSGLMSFLKLYDVAAGSIKSGGTTRRAAKMVCVDMDHPEIEDFIMLKVREEQKVANLVAGSKVCKEALSAIMQVAKEEGTVDFRENARLRKAVVRAKKLHVPINYIFRVLQLVQEGRDTLELREFDTHYESEAYETVTGQNANNSVRITNDFFRAVERDSDWPLINRTDGAVAKVVKARKLWDDVCFAAWMCADPGVQFDTTINEWHTCPEDGRIRASNPCGEYNFLDDTACNLASINLGKFFDFESGRFLVDSFRHACRLTTIVLEISVLMAQFPSREIALRSYQYRTLGLGFANLGSSLMRLGVAYGSSEALALTGAITAIMCGQSYATSAEMAEVLGPFPRYEANKEHMLRVMRNHRRAAYNAPKEEYEGLTVFPMGIDEKQCPSYLLNAARACWDEVLERGEKFGFRNAQATVIAPTGTIGLLMDCDTTGIEPDFALVKFKKLAGGGYFKIVNQSVPVALSRLGYTDEQIDDIVKYVVGHATLVGAPHINKESLLRKGLKEAELAEVEDQLRSAFDISFAFNRWTLGEEAFKRLGFENELNNPSFNVLEALGFSKKEIEEANEYVCGTMTIEGAPHLREEHLPVFDCANRCGKKGKRFIHYLDHIRMMAAAQPFISGAISKTINFPYDASIKDIENAYMTSWKLMLKANALYRDTSKLSQPLNTVVEDFDFTDVDVEEDVQDVQERAREVVRRRLPNRRQGLVQSAEISGHKIHITTGEFEDGSVGEVFIDMYKEGASFRSLLNCFAIAVSKALQYGVPLEEFVETFTFTRFDPSGIVSGHDAIKNATSVVDFVFRVLGYEYLGRDDFVHVKPKDRQTRLDQLRGGGVVKEAERAGKSADFDASSGSSRSSAGAGESEGGVASQAGSGGDSEERVRQARARGYTGEACSSCGSMRVKRNGACTLCEDCGATSGCS